The sequence TCTTATATCTAGGCTGTCCTTTTGTGCCTCCCATCGAGTTGACCATATATTTTGTGATGTTAACTCATTATTGAAGATTTCCTGCAGTAATACATTTAATGTGGAAATGCTGAGTATTGTTGAAGGGGCAATATTGGGAGTTCCTACGTTCCTGTTTACTTTAatttcctatatttttattatttccaacaTTCTCAAAATAAAAACCACAGAAGGCCGACGTAAAGCGTTTTCTACCTGCGCCTCCCACCTGACCTGTGTTACGGTTTTTTATGTGACCGTGATGGGTTTGTATATGAGACCGACATCAAGCTATCAACCAAAGCAGGAAAAATATGTTgctcttttatttattgtcttaGTTCCAATGCTGAACCCGATTATTTATAGTCTAAAAAATCAGGATGTGAAAGATGCTTTAATGAAACTTAAGAACAAGATGACATGTTAAACCATCTAACCGTGCTTTGATTAATACCCAGGCAATTGTTTAACAATtatgaataaacaaatatataaagccTGACGTCACTTGTTTTGTGAGTAGTTCAATATGTAGCACAAAACTTATAGAACTTACAGAATTCGCTATCTTTTATTACTGCTCGACAGAGTCAGCTAAGATTTGAAGTAGAGTAATGCCAGGTTGATAATTTTATCATGAAGGGTTTATAAGATACAaagtatcaggaaagactaagggatcttgatgacacatagggggtcaataggcatatcatggggcacagtggcatatagagggttaaaaggcatatcatggggcacagtggcatttagagggttaaaaggcatatcatggggctcagtggcatatagagggttaagaggcatatcatggggcacagtggcatttagagggttaacaggcatatcatggggcacagtggcatatagagggtataaagcatctctggggcagatgtgcataactaggtggcaggttggaaaataaaaggaaataaaaataaaatatttttctcaatcatagctttcatttgaaaaaaatagtttacatgaattaacatttactggtaaaacttttttcctatagggtcgtcttacattcaggctttttctttttttcctaaattaatattcagattttggggggtcgtcttataatcagggtcgtcttataatttgttatataaatgttatCTTTTCTCTTGGTAATAACCAATGCAtagatttagcagtgagtaagtcatgagtaactttagtaagggcggtctcagtagagtgtccAGGGcaaaaaccagattgaagagggtcaagcaggaagttggactctagaaacttagttaattggatataaacaattctttcaagaagcttggaggtgaaaggaagcagagagatgggacggtagTTGGAGAGAACAGTCGGGTCGAGGGAGGACTTTTTTAagataggagtaatggtagcatgcttgaaggacgatgggacagatccagtagtgagggagaggttgaagatatgcGTTAGAGACaagggtagatgaaagagactgggtgagatgggaaggaactgggtcaagggggcatgtggttggacaggaggaaagaagaagggCGTGAAcatcctcttcagtgacagcagagaaataagttaatgtagtgaggggagaagaggtcagtgggtagggGAGCGCATagtcagagggagggtgagggcagggaggtgactgtgcagatacgTCATCTCTGAtagaattttattattgaagaatgtggcaaagtcagatgcattaaggttagtggaaggggtagtacattataaagggccatccgTGGCAATTATCTCTGGAAGAATGGCTGAGTTGGCCTTCCGTTATGGTTCAATCACTAAAGGTAACCTTCCCTGACTTACCAATGCTTTTTCTAGGTTTGTCCACACTATTCTTGGACCTGACACTCACTGGGTTTGGCCTTTCAAAAAGTGAACTCAGTTTGATAAAATGTTACCTTTTGTccctgtttagtaaataaaactcAGTTCAGTATCAATGACATCATCAGGAGCCCAAAAAGTTCTTACCGCATTGCATGTAACTTAGTGTTTTGCTGATCATGTGTCTGTATTCCAAGTTTCAAAGATAACTCAGAATAATAATCTCAGTCTCCAGGTGGCAGTGCCTGCAGTTTGATCGCTCACTAAAAAGTTTTAGTAATCAAACTTTGTATTCTCCGGGGGAAATTCACTTTACTTCTCAACTGTATAACAGAGCGGCAGTTTACTGTTACTTCTCAGAACCTCTCTGCTACCTGCAACAGTTACCGGAGCTCGAGGCGTCACAAATACAAATACGATCGAAGATCTCTACAACAGACTATTATAACAGGTACGGCCAGCATGTGGAAATAGTATTATAACATTTAACTTGTATTTTTTATGCCAACATGTATACTAAGAGGGACTTTGGGGGCTAAGCCAGCAGTCATCTAATGTCCGACGGCCGACGGCTGAATATGACAGACAGCGCTCTACGTTTTTTATGCTAACATAGAGTCTGACCAGGGATATCCAGGCAGGGGCCGCACGCTGCATCACCCGATCTGCCGCTGGAGCCGGTCTTAAGGCTCTGAACTGTGTGAGTGTATCTTCAAATGTGATATAAAGACACAGTGTTCTCTTTGTTTATTCACTTATTTCTTGCACAATTTTGTGCGCCTGCAATCACTTTTGCGTTGCTGTATTTTTTGCAGTGAGTAAGGAAAACTATTTGGTGATATTGTACTGCATGGTATTAGATAttttgtactatatatatatatatatatatatatatatataaaagaattcCAATTCACGGGTATAAGCACCTCTTGTACCCACCTTTTCCATAAAGTTTACATGTATCTCTTCCTACAATTCATGACTAATCAAGAAGAGGTTTTCTATGATTGCTTATGTAAAATCAACAGAATTAGGTTataagaaaatagtttttttgactactttattgttattattactacatttaGTTTCTGCAGTACTTTTCATAGTAACGTTTAGaagcaatatttattatttaaatgtatgcttagaaaacaaagcaaaagacaTTAACAATCAGAATgattacagaaaacatttctaaatttaattatatgtatagaatacttaaaaaaggcaacatttaaaaatcttacaaaaaagattattactataaaaaatttTGCCATCAAAAcgtgaatatttttatttgcttattatattttagtatatgtcAACATAGTTATGTGAGCATGAACATGTATTGATTTTATCATATTTCACTTTTATGGGGGAGTGAATTTAAATTCTCCTGAACGGCTCCCTTCATCACATCATTttaagcacaaaaaaatattgcttgaTAAATTAATctccatattttttattctagaaCAAAAGTGGATTATGtattgggtatttcaaatgaagCTGAAGAGACTCCTGCGCTTAAAGTATTCATACagtaaattcattttatttttgtattcaaaTCAGTAAAATCACAATTTCAGTATTTCTTAAGAGTTTTTTGGTTGATGAAAAATCCAGTTTGTTCGGAAAATGAAATCAGTCAACACAACGTAACGTCATTTTTAATTCAAGGCTTGACGGATATTCCAGAACTTCAGATCCcaatttttgtaatatttctaCTTGTCTTCTTGATTATTTTGATTGGAAATCTAACCATTTTCATTGTGATCATGGGTGATTCTAACCTCCACACacccatgtatttatttttaatgaacctTTCACTAATTGACATCTCTAGCACCTCGAACATTATACCCAAACTGTTGAATGTGATGCTTACACATAATAAGGCCATTTCATTTGCAGGATGTATAGCTCAGATGTATATATTTACGTCTCTGACATGTACTGAAATTCTTCTGCTCGGAGCCATGGCGTATGACCGATATTTGGCAATCTGTCACCCCCTTCATTACTTTATTCTGATGAGTTTAACGCAGACGGCGGCACTTGCAGTAACTGCGTGGACCGTTGGCTTTTTGGACACAACTGGGCATGCTACTCTTATATCTGGGCTGTCCTTTTGTGCCTCCCATCGAGTTGACCATATATTTTGTGATGTTACCCCATTATTGAAGATTTCCTGCAGTAATACATTCAATGTGGAAATGCTAAGTATTGTTGAAGGGGCTATATTGGTACTTCCTACATTCCTGTTTACTTTAatttcctatatttttattatttccaacaTTCTCAAAATAAAAACCACAGAAGGCCGACGTAAAGCGTTTTCTACCTGCGCCTCCCACCTGACCTGTGTTACGGTTTTTTATGTGACCGTGATGGGTTTGTATATGAGACCGACATCAAGCTATCAACCAAAGCAGGACAAATATTTTGCTCTCTTATTTATTGTCTTAGTTCCAATGCTGAACCCGATTATTTATAGTCTAAAAAATCAGGATGTGAAAGATGCTTTAATGAAACTTAGGACCAAGATGACATGTTAAAGCATCTAACCGTGCTTTGATTACTACCCAGGCAATTGTATAACAATtttgaataaacaaatatataaaacctgAAGTCACTTGTTTTGTGAGTAGTCCAATATGTAGCACAAAACTTATAGAACATACAGAATTCGCCAGGTTGATAATTTTATCATGAAGGGTTTTTAAGTATCAGGAAAGTCTAAGGGATCTTGATATGTCCAGCTTGAAGAAGagagatatgatagaaacatctGAATCCtcaaagggatttaacaaagttcaggagggaagtttatttcagaggaggagaaatgtgaGAACACGATTCCAGCAACTGTGAAACCATGTCTATGCATATTGTTGGTTAAAACGAATGTGTGTGGCTGTAGGTGTCAGGGTTAAAATATGTGTATGCCAGTATACAGGGgtagaataagtgtgtgtgaggtcACAGTgtataagttatatattattttcattttttgcatatCACAAGTGTTTTCAAATCTGATGTACATGTAGAGGGCCGGAGTGGCGATGGTCGTGTGGCCCTGGAGCTTTCTGACGGCTGGATATGCGCAGCCTATGATTAAGCATCAGAGGGCATGAAACATGTTAGGCACCGGGCCGGATCAAGAGCATcacgggcctggtgctgaggaatttagaaataaataaaatagacagaactCCTCTGCATCCGTGTGTACCGGATAAAAATGACATCGgtgctcggcagataatataggataaaatcttatgtgatgggagtgggagtaatcagtacactaaaaaagtcatcatacacgggacgcctgaagcccaTTGCTGGACATTAGTTATATAATAAGGGTCACTAAAAGGTCACGATAGTTAAGGCATAAAGTTTTGGCGGGCTAGGCTAGCTAAATCTAATTCTAGGTTACTGGGCAGGCAGTTAATTTAGCGCAGCTGATTGGTTTATCAGCTGTGCTGCAGCACGAGGTTTGATTGGGCATTCTGTGCGGCGGGAAAAATTAGCACAGCTGATTGGTGCAGTCAGCTGTGCTTACAGCGTGAGgcaactgtaaaataaataaatagctgcgCGCAGGGAGATTAAATTCACCTCAAGAAAATCTTCAAGGAGCTGTTGCTGAGCAAGCGTGtcaccccccctcccttttgttttaaatgtaaggtatgtaatatgttatattgtcgTAGTTTTATAAGGGGTAAAGGTCGCCTCTGTGTTGAGGTGGACAGAGGCTTGGTGTTACACAATCTGGCTGAGAAAGGGGCGGATTGTATttggtgtattatatataagaagttatttggttattacgttaaatggtttgtgttgttaatgcctcttatacccttttaaataaagctacggccaattttatccaatttacaattctgtgtctgtggttattttattgatttgttagAGGTTAATATGTAACATGCAATGGACATGACACTGAATGATAACGGCTTCTGTTTCTCATTAGTCTGTTACTGCCTCTCATCCACTcatgttatttatttctatagcaccaacaatttacgcagcgcttaatacaatacatatattcagggagtatgacaagacgagaactgacagactaagacaaaccgatacattaggtagagagatccctgctcgcaagcttacaatcttgagggtgTTTTCTGAGCTTTACTTATAGGCTCTTATAACTTTCTATTGAAGAACAACATAGACGTCACACAATATAACTCCATTTACATATCATTTTAtacactattgtattttccataaattggtaattttttatatttctattacaCATCAGTAGTCTCACGTTTCTGAGAGACACATTATCTTATATTTttgaggtgtgtgtgtttatgaatGTAGAAAGGGATACCTTATACGTAGGTAGGCTTTCACACAACAAACGTGTCACTGCAGGAGAGCATCGCTACTTATGTAATGTCACAAATATCAAAGATTGGAAGAACAAAATTAACACTTAGATACAGTTTTAGCATATCCTACCGTGTCAGAATGAAACGTATTAGATCAATATAGAAAAGCAGTTGACAGATCTCGGTCATAAGTCTGATGACCTACATGTGtagacctggactggccatctggctccATTCTCAAACGCACGGTGGGCCGCTGGTTGGTATCACCTCATACCATGCCCACCTAAGCTAGCAGAAAACAGTAGTGAGCGGCTGCGCATATCCAGCTGTTGGCCGCACTGAAGTCCTCCAGAGGCCGACAGACGTAAAGCAGCAAAGCTCCACCGACTCTGCCCAACCCACACAATTAGCATAAATTAGCTCTGTCTAGTTTTATGGTGCAGATTATATCACCAAATTTACAGACTGAGTTGCCATTGCACCTAAAGAACTTGCCGCCATACCCACTGATTTACCTTTGGACGCTGCAAGTCTGAgcactttgacaagggccagaTTGTGATGGCTGGATGAccggtcagagcatctccaaaactgcagctttcgtggggtgttcccggtctgcagtgacCTATCACAGGGATGGTCAGGTGCGTCGCTTACCAGGAGAACACAcaaactatatggacaaaagttgGGACACCTGAGCTTTGCACTTACAGGGACTTTGacgacatcacattctaaatacatagacattaatatgtagttggttctcccctttgcagctataacagtttccgctcttctgggaaggctttccacaaagttttggggagtttctgtgggaattttgcccgttcatctagtagagcgtttgtgaggtcaggcgctgatgttggacgagacgcccggcttgcaatctctgttccagttaatCCCAAACACATTCCACCATGtttcctctgaaaaaaacctttcctcctgtactttgttagaTCCCTTTAAGGATTCTCACATAAGAAGTGAattcagattatatatatttgtttatttacactTGTTATACAAATGGTATCTGTCTTGGTAACAATCAATGCATGGTTAAATAGTTTAACATGTCATCTTGTTCCTAAATTTCATTAAAGCATCTTTCACATCCTGATTTTTCAGACTATAAATAATCGGGTTAAGCATTGGAACTAAGACAACGAATAAAAGAGCAAAAAATTTGTCCTGCTTTGGTTGATAGCTTGATGTCGGTCTCATATACAAACCCATCACGGTCACATAAAAAACCGTAACACAGGTCAGGTGGGAGGCGCAGGTAGAAAACGCTTTACGTCGGCCTTCtgtggtttttattttcagaatgttggaaataataaaaacataggaAATTAAAGTAAACAGGAACGTAGGAAATGCTAATATTGCCCCATCAACAATACTTAGCATTGCCACATTGAATGTCTCACTACAGGAAAGCTTCAATAATGGTGTaatatcacaaaatatatagTCAACTAAATGAGAAGCACAAAAGGACAGTCCAGATATAAGAGCAGCATGCCCAGTAGGGACCAAAAAGCCAACGGTCCACGCAGTTACTGCAAGTGCAGCCGTCTGCCTTAAACTCATCAGAATAAAGTAATGAAGGGGGTGACAGATTGCCAAATATCGGTCATACGCCATGGCTCCGAGCAGAAGAATTTCAGTACATGTCAGAGACGTAAATATATACATCTGAGCTATACAGCCTGCAAATGAAATGGCCTTATTTTGGGTAAGCATCACATTCAACAGTTTGGGTATAATGTTCGAGGTGTTAGAGATGTCAATTAGTGAAAGTTTCAT comes from Spea bombifrons isolate aSpeBom1 chromosome 11, aSpeBom1.2.pri, whole genome shotgun sequence and encodes:
- the LOC128468288 gene encoding olfactory receptor 1019-like, translating into MKNPVCSENEISQHNVTSFLIQGLTDIPELQIPIFVIFLLVFLIILIGNLTIFIVIMGDSNLHTPMYLFLMNLSLIDISSTSNIIPKLLNVMLTHNKAISFAGCIAQMYIFTSLTCTEILLLGAMAYDRYLAICHPLHYFILMSLTQTAALAVTAWTVGFLDTTGHATLISGLSFCASHRVDHIFCDVTPLLKISCSNTFNVEMLSIVEGAILVLPTFLFTLISYIFIISNILKIKTTEGRRKAFSTCASHLTCVTVFYVTVMGLYMRPTSSYQPKQDKYFALLFIVLVPMLNPIIYSLKNQDVKDALMKLRTKMTC
- the LOC128468289 gene encoding olfactory receptor 1019-like — translated: MAYDRYLAICHPLHYFILMSLRQTAALAVTAWTVGFLVPTGHAALISGLSFCASHLVDYIFCDITPLLKLSCSETFNVAMLSIVDGAILAFPTFLFTLISYVFIISNILKIKTTEGRRKAFSTCASHLTCVTVFYVTVMGLYMRPTSSYQPKQDKFFALLFVVLVPMLNPIIYSLKNQDVKDALMKFRNKMTC